From one Desulfatirhabdium butyrativorans DSM 18734 genomic stretch:
- a CDS encoding TRAP transporter substrate-binding protein, with protein sequence MKRKLFLAMMAVGLLCWTASSVMAKTTWNANSVWPPNNHQTIGLEEFAAKVKQMTGGELEINVSSGGALGYKGPELLKVVRDGLVPISDMLISGVAGEDKVFQIVTLPFLAANLDEAKLLNTIARPYFDKAAERFKQKILYIAPWPGAGLWTQKKLTGIADMKGLKVRTYDKNGALVVEAAGGTPYALPFSEVYSSLASGLIDTVLTSTPTAVDAKFWEVLKFYQPLNVTIATDMVTVNLAAFNKLDKKTQQALIDAGKQQEEKMWKDVKALDKEKEGICNKNGIETVPVSDAFMQDLRKITENIRNDWLKDAPADAKAIYSEFMKQVKR encoded by the coding sequence AATTCCGTCTGGCCGCCGAACAACCACCAAACGATCGGGCTGGAAGAATTCGCTGCAAAGGTCAAACAGATGACCGGCGGCGAGCTGGAAATCAACGTCAGCAGCGGCGGGGCGCTCGGATATAAGGGGCCGGAACTGCTCAAGGTCGTTCGCGACGGCCTGGTACCCATCTCGGACATGCTGATCAGCGGCGTTGCCGGGGAAGACAAGGTGTTCCAGATCGTCACGCTGCCATTTCTGGCGGCCAACCTGGATGAAGCCAAACTGCTGAATACCATTGCCCGACCCTATTTCGACAAGGCGGCGGAGCGGTTCAAACAGAAAATTCTCTACATTGCTCCCTGGCCTGGCGCAGGGTTGTGGACACAGAAGAAACTGACCGGTATTGCCGATATGAAGGGCCTCAAAGTGCGTACCTATGACAAAAACGGCGCCCTGGTGGTGGAAGCGGCAGGCGGAACGCCTTATGCACTGCCGTTCAGCGAGGTCTATTCGTCGCTGGCTTCCGGTCTGATCGACACCGTTCTGACCTCCACCCCGACCGCTGTCGATGCCAAATTCTGGGAAGTGCTCAAGTTCTATCAACCGCTCAATGTCACCATCGCTACCGACATGGTAACGGTCAACCTGGCCGCATTCAACAAGCTCGACAAGAAAACGCAGCAGGCGCTGATCGATGCCGGCAAACAGCAGGAAGAGAAGATGTGGAAAGATGTAAAGGCCCTCGACAAGGAAAAAGAAGGCATCTGCAACAAGAACGGGATCGAAACAGTTCCGGTTTCCGATGCCTTCATGCAGGATCTACGGAAAATCACAGAAAACATCCGAAATGACTGGCTCAAGGATGCGCCGGCAGACGCCAAGGCCATCTACAGCGAATTCATGAAACAGGTCAAGCGATGA
- a CDS encoding TRAP transporter small permease subunit, with amino-acid sequence MKTWIRWIDRLSGWSGALCGAILCISLILLLTEIIIRSALSKTLFITDEYSGYLMSALTFMGLSYTMREKGHIRVTLLQGILSEKQKIYLDLICLFIGFLTFCFIACQCALFFWDSVATRSQSMQISETYLAIPQVFMPIGSFLLSFQFLSEAAKCLLILRGETDGISFQQESRDLGR; translated from the coding sequence ATGAAAACCTGGATTCGATGGATCGATCGGCTGAGCGGTTGGAGTGGTGCCCTGTGTGGCGCCATTCTCTGTATCAGCCTGATCCTGCTTCTTACAGAGATCATTATCCGAAGCGCCTTGAGCAAAACCCTGTTCATCACGGATGAATATTCGGGATATCTGATGTCCGCGCTGACCTTCATGGGGCTCTCCTATACCATGCGGGAAAAGGGGCATATCCGCGTCACGCTGCTGCAGGGCATCCTCTCCGAAAAACAGAAAATCTATCTCGATCTCATCTGCCTTTTCATCGGATTCCTGACCTTTTGCTTCATCGCCTGCCAGTGCGCCCTTTTTTTCTGGGATTCCGTCGCCACCCGCTCACAGTCCATGCAGATTTCGGAAACCTATCTGGCCATTCCCCAGGTGTTCATGCCCATCGGTTCGTTTCTGCTTTCCTTCCAGTTTCTTTCGGAAGCCGCCAAATGCCTGCTCATCCTCAGGGGAGAAACGGACGGCATTTCCTTTCAACAGGAATCCAGGGATCTTGGAAGATAA